Proteins encoded in a region of the Acidobacteriota bacterium genome:
- the tssA gene encoding type VI secretion system protein TssA, whose protein sequence is MSEELRKPSVIDLEALLSPISDEAPSGESLRYSGLYDEVSEARRADDNLNLGEWQTELKVADYRKVKDLVIPALSTQTKDLQLAVWLCEALVKQDGFVGLRDSLDLLRLLTGRFWESIHPEIDEGDMEGRANAISWFESTCGLAIKAAKITGSAGYSHNDWEDSKVFDIPEGLESLSTEEQVKYNALREQAERERRVTADMWRKEWAATRRAFAEELSFVLKECFDGLAALNKVIEENYDRNQTPSLTNLKKSLDDIDLQVKKLLEEKRAEEPDESDQPEGEEVVNADGTVTVVAGAGAATGAIQSRRDALKRLDEIAEFFRKTEPHSPVAYLVQRAVKWGHMPLENWLQDVIKDETILYQLRQTLGFNTGQAGSEDQTSV, encoded by the coding sequence ATGAGCGAAGAGCTGCGAAAACCTAGTGTTATCGACCTCGAGGCGTTACTTTCGCCTATTTCCGACGAAGCCCCCTCGGGCGAAAGCCTGCGGTATTCCGGGCTTTATGATGAGGTCTCCGAGGCCCGCCGGGCCGACGACAACCTCAATCTAGGCGAGTGGCAGACCGAACTCAAGGTCGCCGATTATCGCAAGGTAAAGGACCTTGTGATACCTGCTCTTTCCACGCAAACAAAGGATCTTCAGCTTGCCGTCTGGCTTTGCGAAGCCCTTGTAAAGCAGGATGGATTCGTTGGGCTGCGAGATAGCCTTGACCTGCTTCGCCTTCTGACCGGGCGTTTTTGGGAGTCAATTCACCCCGAGATCGACGAAGGCGACATGGAAGGCCGGGCAAATGCCATATCTTGGTTTGAATCGACGTGCGGTCTCGCCATAAAGGCGGCGAAGATCACCGGAAGTGCCGGCTACAGCCACAACGACTGGGAAGATTCAAAGGTATTTGATATTCCCGAAGGGCTCGAAAGCCTGAGCACTGAGGAACAGGTCAAGTACAACGCGCTCCGCGAACAGGCCGAACGCGAACGCCGGGTTACGGCGGATATGTGGCGAAAGGAATGGGCCGCAACCCGAAGGGCGTTTGCCGAAGAGCTTAGCTTCGTGCTCAAGGAGTGCTTCGATGGTCTTGCCGCACTGAACAAGGTCATTGAGGAGAATTACGACCGCAATCAAACGCCGAGCCTTACCAATCTTAAAAAGTCGCTCGACGACATCGATCTGCAGGTCAAAAAACTGCTCGAGGAAAAGCGTGCCGAGGAGCCCGATGAGAGCGACCAGCCTGAAGGCGAAGAGGTCGTAAATGCCGACGGGACCGTAACGGTCGTTGCCGGGGCCGGAGCTGCAACGGGTGCGATCCAGAGCCGCCGCGATGCCCTTAAACGCCTTGACGAGATCGCCGAGTTCTTTCGCAAGACCGAGCCGCACAGCCCGGTCGCCTATCTCGTCCAAAGGGCCGTTAAATGGGGCCATATGCCGCTTGAGAACTGGCTGCAGGACGTCATCAAGGACGAGACGATCCTTTATCAGCTTCGGCAAACACTCGGCTTTAACACCGGCCAAGCGGGCTCGGAGGATCAGACTTCTGTCTAG
- the tssM gene encoding type VI secretion system membrane subunit TssM has protein sequence MSSWHAGQLKYALGLGSIMSFYGVVTFIVMMMPEGSVGRNQKIVVILLILITLPFTLLGGYLAARRSKKKEEKAKAEAEAAAEGKQADQPAAATATPAVAADATALAGLEEVVQFIKTSNLGSGGKDAIYSLPWYLVAGAPKSGKSSLVIGSDLNFQNLPSQRQSELKIVRPTPNVDWRVTSEGVFIDTAGRYGSEGIDGEEWAALLEAIRKYRPNRPIDGLILTVDVNTITKGDERQNEEHAKVLRARLDDTLQRLKVKFPVYLVFTQADSIEGFRDSFSTSKKEDKTLVWGATIPIEKSENAQASFDGEFEVLQDAVMRRRLSRLSAPFPPVRQLRIFNFPLHFGAARRKFGSFVNALFRPNPFSENPFFRGFYFTSAPGTKGSGNVPVTVGNTYFTERLFKDVILRDRDVVRTFQAQRQRAPIFGWVLTFIGAMIVLGLLGLTAVSLVTNKQMLDEAASVGDRGLALRRADLNRDILTKKEDEVREEMRVLEGMRPMLVTLDDNNRNGAPLHMRMGMYSGNGIYLQSLLPLYMNLVEKRFKQPAIRKLEAELKQFAESGQLAGSDDIEREASLNKNYNLLKAYLMLSDGSQQIDGKTLRYREKAEATHIAATLRDYWLTESKIPNDMKATAEMHLDFWSRQIDRAEGLGEFPRIQLNAKIVDEARRKLQAFPAVNRYYSNQVSRISREIDDKVGPTNVESLVARGGADTSLLTGTYRVPGAFTRPGFELMKTAIAEADSKLAEDDWVMGELGKRQLVQAQATDAAKLEDLYYRDYTDHWRKFVRGTQIRSFEKRTDAVDAFQVLASANSPLKRLVIEVENNTNLSKKVDGGGWFDWISSFFTKKATDEPGNTQPEKEFRPVTTFVGKIEQGENAPIEKYQSELQRVYTRLSTVNDDQFRRAIDEMANEKDPLDVNKREQAVNGLVSAFNETPAGQEVATLLQQPIMNLKNLLGAGVKQQIERTWRETILPDAKVLEGLYPFGAGQPEADFEAISRFLSPTDGKLSKFYDERLKNYFEESGGQLKPRESAEIQFTDEFVAYLNNAFALRRALFGSSPTPKFDYEFTLKPSPDAVIEVSIDGQKITSEGTGSIRGTFPAAQSSETGVAINLVSTSSTAESTTGTTTTSTPPFAGKWGLFRFVEASKPQKQATGEYLLSISAGGKSIGATIKSSSGDLFGKEIFEKVRAPEKALK, from the coding sequence ATGTCCTCATGGCACGCTGGACAACTTAAGTACGCCCTCGGGCTCGGCTCGATAATGTCGTTTTACGGCGTTGTCACGTTCATCGTGATGATGATGCCCGAGGGCAGCGTCGGGCGTAATCAAAAGATCGTCGTCATTTTACTGATCCTAATAACGCTTCCCTTTACACTTCTCGGGGGCTATCTCGCGGCCCGGCGTTCCAAAAAGAAAGAAGAAAAAGCAAAGGCTGAAGCGGAAGCGGCCGCCGAAGGCAAGCAAGCCGACCAACCGGCCGCTGCTACTGCGACCCCCGCGGTTGCGGCCGACGCCACCGCGCTTGCGGGCCTTGAAGAGGTCGTTCAGTTCATAAAGACCTCAAATCTCGGCAGCGGAGGCAAGGATGCGATCTATTCGCTCCCGTGGTATCTGGTCGCCGGCGCACCGAAATCTGGCAAGAGTTCGCTGGTCATCGGCTCAGACCTTAACTTCCAGAACCTCCCGAGCCAACGCCAATCCGAACTTAAGATCGTCCGGCCAACCCCGAATGTTGATTGGCGCGTAACAAGCGAAGGCGTCTTTATCGACACCGCAGGCCGCTATGGCAGCGAAGGCATCGATGGCGAAGAATGGGCCGCATTGCTCGAGGCCATCCGCAAGTATCGCCCAAATCGGCCGATCGACGGGCTGATCCTAACTGTCGACGTAAACACCATAACCAAAGGCGATGAGCGGCAAAACGAAGAGCACGCCAAGGTGCTTAGGGCTCGCCTTGACGACACGCTTCAGCGCCTAAAGGTAAAGTTCCCAGTCTATCTCGTCTTTACGCAAGCGGATTCGATCGAAGGCTTCCGCGACTCGTTCTCAACCTCGAAAAAAGAGGACAAGACGCTCGTTTGGGGCGCGACCATCCCGATCGAAAAGAGCGAGAATGCGCAGGCGTCGTTCGATGGCGAGTTTGAGGTCTTACAGGATGCCGTAATGCGGCGGCGGCTTTCGCGGCTCTCGGCCCCATTCCCGCCCGTTCGCCAGCTTCGTATATTTAACTTCCCGCTCCATTTTGGCGCCGCTCGCAGAAAGTTCGGCTCGTTCGTCAACGCTCTATTCCGCCCGAATCCGTTCAGCGAAAATCCGTTCTTCCGCGGCTTTTATTTCACCTCGGCACCGGGCACAAAAGGCAGTGGTAACGTGCCGGTGACCGTCGGCAACACTTACTTCACCGAAAGGCTTTTCAAAGACGTCATCCTCCGCGACCGCGATGTTGTAAGAACGTTTCAGGCACAGCGGCAACGGGCTCCGATCTTTGGCTGGGTGCTTACCTTCATCGGAGCGATGATCGTTCTCGGCCTGCTTGGGTTGACCGCCGTTTCGCTCGTAACGAACAAGCAGATGCTTGACGAAGCGGCAAGTGTCGGCGACCGGGGCCTTGCCTTAAGGCGTGCCGACCTCAATCGCGACATCCTCACGAAGAAAGAGGACGAGGTCCGCGAGGAAATGCGGGTGCTTGAAGGAATGCGGCCGATGCTCGTCACACTCGACGATAACAACCGCAACGGTGCCCCGCTCCATATGCGAATGGGGATGTACTCCGGTAACGGAATTTACCTCCAGAGCCTTCTGCCGCTTTATATGAACCTCGTCGAAAAGAGGTTCAAGCAGCCGGCCATCCGTAAACTCGAGGCAGAGCTCAAGCAGTTCGCCGAAAGCGGCCAACTTGCGGGATCGGATGATATCGAGCGCGAAGCCAGCCTCAACAAGAATTACAATTTGCTCAAGGCCTATCTGATGCTCTCCGATGGGTCGCAGCAGATCGACGGCAAGACCCTGCGTTATCGCGAGAAGGCCGAAGCAACGCATATCGCGGCCACGCTTCGCGACTACTGGCTGACGGAATCGAAGATCCCGAATGACATGAAGGCAACGGCCGAGATGCACCTCGACTTTTGGTCTCGGCAGATCGACCGTGCTGAAGGGCTTGGCGAGTTCCCGCGGATACAACTCAACGCAAAGATCGTGGACGAGGCCCGCCGAAAACTGCAGGCATTTCCGGCAGTCAACCGTTACTACAGCAATCAGGTCAGCCGCATCTCACGCGAGATCGACGACAAGGTCGGCCCGACAAATGTCGAGTCGTTGGTTGCCCGCGGCGGTGCGGATACAAGCCTCTTGACGGGAACCTACCGCGTTCCGGGAGCATTTACCCGCCCGGGCTTTGAGCTGATGAAAACCGCCATCGCTGAGGCAGATTCGAAACTCGCCGAGGACGATTGGGTGATGGGTGAGCTCGGCAAACGCCAACTCGTTCAGGCGCAGGCGACCGATGCCGCAAAGCTCGAGGACCTTTACTATCGCGATTACACTGACCACTGGCGAAAGTTCGTCCGGGGTACCCAGATCCGCAGTTTTGAGAAGCGTACCGATGCGGTCGATGCCTTCCAGGTGCTCGCCTCGGCAAACTCGCCGCTCAAACGGCTGGTGATCGAGGTCGAGAACAACACAAATCTCTCGAAAAAGGTCGATGGCGGCGGTTGGTTCGACTGGATCTCCAGCTTCTTCACGAAAAAGGCCACAGACGAACCGGGCAACACACAGCCCGAGAAGGAGTTCCGGCCGGTGACGACCTTTGTCGGCAAGATCGAGCAGGGCGAGAACGCCCCGATCGAAAAGTATCAATCCGAGCTGCAGCGCGTCTATACCAGGCTGAGCACCGTCAATGACGACCAGTTCCGCCGGGCGATCGACGAAATGGCGAATGAGAAGGACCCGCTCGACGTTAATAAGCGCGAGCAGGCCGTCAACGGACTCGTTTCCGCCTTTAACGAAACACCGGCCGGCCAAGAGGTCGCGACGCTTCTTCAGCAGCCGATCATGAACCTTAAGAACCTGCTTGGTGCCGGCGTCAAGCAGCAGATCGAGCGAACTTGGCGTGAAACCATACTTCCTGACGCAAAAGTACTTGAGGGACTCTATCCATTTGGTGCCGGCCAACCGGAGGCGGATTTCGAAGCGATTTCTCGCTTCCTAAGCCCAACGGACGGCAAGCTTTCGAAGTTCTATGACGAACGTTTGAAGAACTACTTTGAGGAGAGCGGCGGCCAACTCAAGCCGCGTGAATCGGCCGAGATCCAGTTTACGGACGAATTTGTCGCCTATCTCAACAATGCCTTTGCACTGCGGCGGGCGCTTTTTGGCTCAAGCCCGACGCCGAAGTTCGACTACGAATTCACCCTCAAGCCTTCTCCTGATGCGGTCATCGAAGTATCGATCGACGGCCAGAAGATCACGTCCGAAGGAACGGGTTCGATCAGAGGGACTTTCCCTGCCGCCCAATCAAGCGAGACCGGCGTTGCGATAAACCTCGTTTCGACGTCCTCAACGGCCGAATCGACCACGGGCACCACGACGACCTCGACGCCGCCTTTTGCCGGCAAATGGGGATTGTTCAGGTTCGTCGAGGCCTCGAAGCCGCAGAAACAGGCGACCGGCGAGTACTTGCTGAGTATCTCCGCCGGCGGAAAGTCCATCGGAGCGACCATCAAATCGAGCAGCGGCGACCTCTTCGGTAAGGAGATCTTCGAGAAGGTCCGGGCACCCGAGAAGGCATTGAAATAG
- a CDS encoding DotU family type IV/VI secretion system protein — protein sequence MAEGALKKDLITFAGPVFDLILRLKAGIVAPSNDLRPKIAGMLEEFEKRAERYRFNHKIVQVSKFALAAFVDETVLTNDFHLKNEWEKNPLQLEYFGEQLAGNKFFEKLESMIKQIEATQDAVEVYYFCMLLGFKGRYAIYEHEKLLATMEQTAKALVKVGRIRPVDLSPHWLSSDQPKPPEKRGMPVWAKIGAVGGLGLGIIVYLVMFVMSSQFMQQAINRLAM from the coding sequence ATGGCAGAAGGTGCACTAAAAAAAGATCTTATAACGTTTGCCGGGCCGGTTTTTGACCTGATCCTGAGGCTCAAGGCCGGCATTGTCGCGCCGTCAAATGACCTTCGGCCGAAGATCGCCGGTATGCTCGAGGAGTTTGAAAAGCGTGCCGAGCGTTACCGTTTCAATCATAAGATCGTTCAGGTCTCTAAGTTCGCACTCGCCGCGTTTGTCGATGAAACGGTACTGACAAATGATTTTCATCTCAAGAACGAGTGGGAAAAAAACCCGCTTCAGCTCGAGTATTTCGGCGAGCAGCTCGCTGGAAACAAGTTTTTTGAGAAGCTCGAATCGATGATCAAGCAGATCGAGGCAACTCAGGATGCCGTCGAGGTCTATTATTTTTGCATGCTCCTCGGCTTTAAGGGCCGCTACGCGATCTATGAGCATGAAAAGCTCTTGGCAACGATGGAGCAGACCGCAAAAGCACTCGTAAAGGTAGGCAGGATCAGGCCGGTCGACCTCTCACCACACTGGCTTTCAAGCGACCAGCCAAAGCCGCCCGAGAAACGCGGAATGCCCGTTTGGGCAAAAATCGGCGCCGTTGGCGGTCTAGGTTTAGGCATTATCGTTTATCTTGTCATGTTTGTTATGTCATCACAGTTCATGCAGCAGGCGATAAATCGGCTCGCGATGTGA
- the tssK gene encoding type VI secretion system baseplate subunit TssK: MSRYRKVVWNEGMLLTPHHFQQWDNYFEGLLNSRVDAVKQYDYGVLELQVSNEAIANGNFQVINCRAVMPDGLFVNVPDSEAVPDMRPIGDHFRVEQEKLGVHLAIPARKAGEANFQANGAKASTTLRFLQEGAMVKDETTGSGEQPIAYAKSNLRIIFDDELRDGFTSMKIAELERTPTGQLKISDDYIPPILKVTASTWLVNMLRQMVEILITKSGSLGEQRRHRNASLADFTTSEVAVFWLLHTINSSIPTMSHFFRSPLIHPEQLYMTMGELAGKLMTFSLEHNPKDIVKYDHDDLYFTFYSLSLQLKDLLETVIPSRCVQIPLEKTRDTLYVGRIEDERLIKEAGFYLAVRAQMPESKLIEGVPRVVKIASRDVIDSVIGSALPGVVLTYSNPPPAPIPARVGFKYFQLDSIGPYWNGIAGSKVIALYVPNEIPDEKLELYAVKP; encoded by the coding sequence ATGAGCAGATACCGCAAAGTCGTCTGGAACGAGGGGATGCTTCTGACCCCGCACCATTTCCAGCAGTGGGATAACTACTTCGAGGGCTTGCTCAACTCGCGGGTCGATGCCGTCAAGCAGTATGATTACGGCGTCCTTGAACTGCAGGTCAGCAATGAAGCTATCGCGAACGGCAACTTTCAGGTCATAAATTGCCGGGCGGTGATGCCCGATGGGCTCTTCGTCAATGTCCCCGATTCTGAAGCGGTTCCGGACATGCGTCCAATTGGCGACCACTTCCGCGTTGAGCAAGAAAAGCTCGGGGTTCACCTCGCGATCCCGGCCCGCAAAGCCGGCGAGGCTAATTTTCAGGCAAATGGCGCAAAGGCGAGCACAACGCTCCGCTTTCTGCAGGAAGGAGCGATGGTCAAGGATGAAACGACCGGCTCCGGCGAGCAACCGATCGCCTATGCCAAGAGCAACCTGCGGATAATCTTCGATGATGAACTTCGCGACGGCTTTACCTCGATGAAGATCGCCGAGCTTGAGCGAACGCCGACCGGCCAGTTAAAGATCTCAGACGACTACATTCCGCCGATCCTCAAAGTTACCGCCTCGACCTGGCTCGTAAATATGCTTCGCCAGATGGTCGAGATCCTGATCACGAAAAGCGGAAGCCTCGGCGAACAGCGACGGCATCGCAATGCCTCACTTGCCGATTTTACGACCTCGGAGGTCGCCGTTTTCTGGCTGCTTCACACGATCAATTCGTCGATCCCGACGATGTCGCATTTCTTCCGGTCGCCGCTCATTCATCCTGAGCAGCTTTATATGACCATGGGCGAGCTTGCCGGAAAGCTGATGACCTTTTCGCTCGAGCATAACCCGAAAGACATCGTCAAATACGACCACGACGACCTATATTTCACGTTCTACAGCCTGTCGCTTCAGCTCAAGGACCTACTCGAGACCGTTATCCCGAGCCGTTGTGTCCAGATACCGCTCGAGAAGACCCGCGACACGCTCTACGTTGGCAGGATCGAGGACGAACGCTTGATCAAAGAGGCAGGGTTCTACCTCGCGGTGCGGGCGCAGATGCCGGAATCGAAACTTATCGAGGGCGTTCCACGCGTTGTTAAGATAGCGTCTCGTGATGTCATCGATTCGGTCATCGGTTCGGCCTTGCCGGGCGTTGTGCTGACCTATTCGAATCCGCCGCCAGCCCCGATACCGGCACGCGTCGGCTTCAAATATTTCCAGCTAGATTCGATCGGGCCGTATTGGAACGGCATCGCCGGATCAAAGGTCATCGCTCTTTATGTCCCGAACGAGATCCCGGATGAGAAACTTGAGCTTTACGCTGTAAAACCATAG
- a CDS encoding YkgJ family cysteine cluster protein: MQENEWVTGNVTISINGQPLSMTMTVPANRVKPHRMLPIFQQMSNTFVDMGVSEAENAGKSISCKAGCGACCRQPVPVSEIEVYHIAEVVEALPEPRRSEVKQRFRDAMEHFRSIKWFDRVQDIREVVEENGKEEAMKQLSELTTEYFREGVACPFLFEESCSIHKDRPVACREYLVTSPAENCSTPTAEGIDLVPLGISPSKTLTNVGNTGRLAKFALLPMIRSLELAEQYPEKFVEKTGEKWMADFFTMLTHSEIPDSARKKPSANNGSNGRKR, from the coding sequence ATGCAGGAAAACGAATGGGTCACCGGCAACGTGACGATCTCGATCAATGGCCAACCGCTCTCGATGACGATGACCGTCCCGGCGAATCGCGTCAAGCCGCACCGGATGCTCCCGATCTTTCAGCAAATGTCGAACACGTTTGTTGATATGGGCGTTTCCGAAGCGGAAAATGCTGGTAAGAGCATCTCCTGCAAGGCCGGATGCGGAGCTTGTTGCCGACAGCCTGTACCGGTCTCTGAGATCGAGGTTTACCACATCGCTGAGGTGGTCGAGGCACTTCCTGAACCGCGGAGGAGCGAGGTCAAGCAGCGTTTCCGCGATGCGATGGAGCATTTCCGGTCGATCAAATGGTTCGATCGCGTGCAGGATATCCGCGAAGTGGTCGAGGAGAACGGCAAAGAGGAAGCGATGAAACAGCTTTCCGAGCTTACGACAGAATATTTTCGCGAGGGCGTCGCCTGTCCGTTCCTTTTTGAGGAGAGCTGTTCGATCCATAAAGACAGGCCCGTCGCCTGCCGCGAATATTTGGTAACGAGCCCGGCCGAGAATTGCTCCACCCCAACGGCCGAGGGCATCGACCTCGTCCCGCTCGGCATTTCGCCCTCCAAAACGCTGACCAACGTCGGCAATACGGGCCGGCTCGCCAAATTCGCCCTGCTGCCAATGATACGTTCGCTCGAACTTGCCGAACAATACCCCGAAAAGTTCGTAGAAAAAACAGGCGAGAAATGGATGGCAGACTTCTTTACGATGCTAACGCACAGCGAGATTCCCGACTCCGCAAGAAAGAAGCCATCGGCGAATAACGGCAGCAACGGGCGCAAGCGATGA